A section of the Chitinivibrionales bacterium genome encodes:
- a CDS encoding peptidoglycan DD-metalloendopeptidase family protein, with protein sequence MIVTFSHMDRRFFQNGQFVKKGTAVGTVGLTGETTGPHVHVGYGVKSAPGDGIDFGKFFYKYTDPKLLFYREQYLANVNR encoded by the coding sequence ATGATCGTAACGTTTTCCCATATGGACAGGCGCTTTTTCCAGAACGGCCAGTTTGTGAAAAAGGGGACCGCCGTGGGCACGGTCGGCCTCACCGGCGAAACCACAGGCCCGCATGTGCATGTCGGGTACGGCGTGAAAAGCGCACCCGGCGACGGCATTGACTTCGGAAAGTTTTTCTATAAATATACCGACCCCAAGCTGTTATTTTACCGGGAACAGTACCTTGCGAATGTAAACCGCTGA